One Brassica napus cultivar Da-Ae chromosome C2, Da-Ae, whole genome shotgun sequence DNA window includes the following coding sequences:
- the LOC125582240 gene encoding uncharacterized protein LOC125582240 → MGDIVAATEKPKEEGTSSIQCPMLTATNYTIWAVRMKILLKVHTAWEAVETEAPNTEKNNLALALLFQSIPESLIMQVGELDVAKQAWNAIKTRHVGAERVKEARLQTLMADFDCLRMKETESIDDFIVASLEQVLDLNTTSFEDILGRLKAYEERISEENQEEDDKGRLLYTSSEGQTCQSARPQGDHSSRGYSDGGSHEYNDSYRGRGRGGHSFDRGRGRSRYNGGINYNEGGGRGENRDASHITCYRCDKLGHFVAQCPELLLKLLEAQEADNTETQEADELMMHEIVFLNEKKVLPKKYESDSQGEDIWYLDNGASNHMTGDIRYFQSSMIKYLERYTLEMILV, encoded by the exons ATGGGAGACATAGTTGCGGCAACAGAGAAACCTAAAGAAGAAGGAACATCTTCAATACAATGTCCGATGCTTACTGCAACAAATTATACAATATGGGCCGTGAGGATGAAGATACTCCTTAAAGTGCATACAGCCTGGGAGGCAGTGGAGACAGAAGCTCCTAACACCGAGAAGAACAACTTAGCGCTTGCTCTGCTGTTCCAATCGATACCGGAGAGCCTTATAATGCAAGTCGGAGAGCTCGACGTAGCAAAACAAGCATGGAATGCTATTAAGACAAGACACGTGGGTGCAGAGCGTGTGAAGGAAGCTAGACTTCAAACACTGATGGCTGACTTTGATTGTTTAAGGATGAAAGAAACAGAGAGTATCGACGATTTC ATTGTTGCCTCGCTAGAGCAAGTGCTTGATCTTAATACAACAAGCTTTGAAGACATCCTTGGACGCTTAAAGGCGTATGAAGAACGGATCAGCGAAGAgaatcaagaagaagatgataaagGAAGGTTATTATACACAAGTAGTGAAGGACAAACTTGCCAATCAGCTAGACCTCAAGGCGACCACTCTTCTCGAGGATACTCCGATGGAGGAAGTCATGAGTACAATGATTCATATAGGGGCAGAGGTCGTGGAGGACACTCCTTTGACAGAGGGAGAGGTCGCAGTCGTTATAATGGAGGAATAAACTACAACGAAGGTGGAGGAAGAGGAGAAAACAGAGACGCATCTCACATTACTTGTTATCGATGTGATAAGCTTGGTCACTTTGTGGCGCAATGTCCGGAGCTTTTATTGAAGTTGCTGGAAGCTCAAGAAGCCGATAATACAGAGACACAGGAAGCCGACGAGCTCATGATGCATGAGATAGTATTTTTGAATGAGAAGAAGGTGCTGCCAAAGAAGTATGAGAGCGATAGTCAAGGAGAAGACATTTGGTATCTTGACAACGGAGCATCGAATCATATGACTGGGGATATAAGGTATTTTCAAAGCTCGATGATAAAATATCTGGAAAGGTACACTTTGGAGATGATTCTCGTATAG
- the LOC106395114 gene encoding MLP-like protein 31 has translation MADVATEIAKKMEEKAEPSVTVAPTKTVVAATAEEAETKVMVTPPKAVEATNKSAEDEVKPTETSSLVGKLETDVEIKASAGQFHHMFTGKPHHVSKASPGNIQGCDLHEGDWGKPGSIILWNYVHDGEAKVAKERIEAVEPEKNLITFRVIEGDLMKEYKSFLLTIQVTPKHGGAGSIVHWHLEYEKISDEVAHPETLLQFCVEVSKEIDEHLLAKE, from the exons ATGGCGGATGTTGCTACCGAAATTGCGAAGAAGATGGAGGAAAAGGCGGAACCGTCAGTGACCGTGGCACCAACTAAAACGGTGGTGGCTGCAACGGCGGAAGAAGCTGAGACCAAGGTGATGGTGACACCTCCTAAAGCGGTCGAGGCTACAAACAAATCGGCGGAAGATGAGGTGAAGCCAACCGAGACGTCTAGCTTGGTGGGGAAGCTTGAGACAGACGTGGAGATCAAAGCTTCTGCTGGGCAGTTCCATCACATGTTCACCGGGAAACCACACCATGTTTCTAAAGCATCTCCAGGCAACATTCAGGGCTGTGATCTGCACGAAGGCGATTGGGGCAAACCCGGCTCCATCATCTTGTGGAATTACGTTCATG ATGGAGAGGCAAAGGTTGCAAAGGAGAGGATCGAGGCGGTGGAGCCGGAGAAGAACCTGATCACGTTTAGAGTTATTGAAGGTGATCTGATGAAAGAGTACAAAAGCTTCTTGCTCACGATCCAGGTGACCCCTAAGCACGGTGGGGCAGGGAGTATTGTTCACTGGCACCTTGAGTATGAGAAGATTAGCGACGAGGTTGCTCATCCCGAGACTCTCCTCCAGTTCTGTGTGGAAGTCTCCAAAGAGATCGACGAACATCTCTTGGCCAAGGAATAA